From Gimesia panareensis, the proteins below share one genomic window:
- a CDS encoding TolC family protein, with the protein MSSEFRICLTLLLLTCCGCQSGAQVHSDSVALNEPARAELNSTPPLEVPALEVSALETSDEEISESSSPEIQEVSLTVSEADNNDDPLSPPPAYHNSLNVYETISQALVGNPSLVALREMENVGVATVGVAETYPFNPWVQVQATPGQYGSNGQAAGSTYHYVLMMQQIQLAHQQQFREDAAYSSLNSIRWNISQSELQTTSTAAQLYFTVLYRRGLLEIARASQDNNSSLLQALTKRYEAGDLSAADLATVRIDTRSTSQQLRLAEANYQTALRNLRNQLGLDPDSPVDFRGDLRDIQWRMPSAETAQQWQPEVYQQQIADLSDEKAWIASWAACRPDVQVAHADIDVASANLNLASANKVPDLIIGPYYQKDASSLTHYGLRAQMDIPVINTGRPMERQRMAEFNQKTTFWRQTLLRAELEAQAAYERYKVAHQLYERERGLTSKELPQELQSLEKQFEIGEVDVVRIIQARTSILQNQRAHLDLVNELAQSAALLVGASGMPLELMISP; encoded by the coding sequence ATGTCCAGCGAATTTCGCATTTGTCTGACTTTACTGCTGCTCACGTGTTGCGGCTGCCAGTCCGGAGCTCAGGTCCACTCTGATTCGGTCGCGTTGAACGAGCCTGCCAGAGCAGAGCTGAACAGCACTCCCCCGCTGGAAGTTCCGGCGCTCGAAGTCTCCGCCCTGGAAACCAGTGATGAAGAAATCTCGGAATCCTCGTCCCCGGAAATTCAGGAAGTCTCTCTGACCGTATCAGAAGCAGACAACAACGATGATCCGCTCAGTCCCCCGCCGGCCTATCACAACTCGCTGAATGTTTACGAAACCATCTCGCAGGCCCTGGTCGGAAATCCTTCGCTGGTCGCACTCCGTGAGATGGAAAATGTCGGCGTCGCGACCGTGGGAGTAGCCGAGACCTATCCCTTTAATCCCTGGGTCCAGGTCCAGGCGACTCCCGGCCAGTACGGCTCCAACGGGCAAGCCGCGGGAAGCACCTATCACTATGTCCTGATGATGCAGCAGATCCAGCTCGCGCATCAGCAGCAGTTTCGCGAAGATGCCGCCTACTCCTCATTGAATTCAATTCGCTGGAACATCAGTCAGTCAGAACTACAGACCACCTCCACGGCGGCGCAGCTCTACTTTACCGTGCTCTATCGACGGGGACTGCTGGAAATCGCCCGGGCCAGCCAGGATAACAACAGCAGCTTACTCCAGGCACTCACCAAACGCTATGAAGCAGGCGACCTCTCGGCGGCTGACCTGGCCACCGTGCGAATCGATACACGTTCCACCAGCCAGCAACTCAGACTGGCGGAAGCCAACTACCAGACCGCACTCCGCAACCTGCGCAACCAGCTGGGGCTCGACCCCGATTCCCCCGTCGATTTCCGGGGAGACCTGCGGGATATCCAGTGGCGGATGCCCTCTGCAGAAACCGCACAACAGTGGCAGCCTGAAGTCTATCAGCAGCAGATCGCCGACCTCTCAGACGAAAAGGCCTGGATCGCCAGCTGGGCCGCCTGTCGCCCCGATGTGCAGGTCGCACATGCGGATATCGACGTCGCCTCCGCTAATCTCAACCTCGCGTCCGCCAACAAGGTGCCCGACCTCATCATCGGCCCCTACTATCAGAAAGATGCCAGCAGTCTGACCCACTACGGTCTGCGGGCCCAGATGGACATTCCCGTAATCAATACGGGCCGCCCCATGGAGCGGCAGCGAATGGCTGAATTCAATCAGAAGACCACGTTCTGGCGGCAGACACTCCTGCGGGCCGAGCTCGAAGCCCAGGCCGCTTATGAACGTTATAAAGTCGCCCATCAACTGTACGAACGCGAAAGAGGTCTCACCTCCAAAGAACTTCCCCAGGAACTGCAAAGCCTGGAAAAACAGTTCGAAATCGGCGAGGTTGACGTAGTCCGCATCATCCAGGCCCGGACCAGCATTCTGCAGAATCAACGGGCCCATCTTGACCTGGTCAATGAACTCGCTCAGTCCGCTGCCCTGCTGGTGGGCGCCAGCGGGATGCCGCTGGAACTGATGATCTCCCCTTAA
- a CDS encoding efflux RND transporter permease subunit, whose translation MDIDFSITGPDIDGLLEFSNKLREKVKTIPGIVDVYSTLQIDNPELLARIDRERAAALGIDVREIADTLRVAVGGDDRVSRYRDRSVDDAYDVELRLVGIDRGDIQSVSQLYVRTSPQTQGADVSSTALPGSRLARIDNVVDFEFNTAASRIDRLNRQKMVAVRANLAPGYALGDGIAAMKAAAEEIGIPQGYNTMVLGGGRELERTLSDFGWTMVLSFVFMYIVLAAQFENLVHPLVILLSLPLAVPFGLLSLHWGGETLNLYSALGILVLFGVVKKAAILQIDHTNALQEQGFPRYQAILQANRDRLRPILMTTLSFVAGLIPLLIATGPGAEERRSIAVLAVGGQTLSLLLTLLAIPVLYTFFDDLSTLFKKWTGQHQQPPKAPEHSVPKEVPPVHVLAAHIPPPDPARQDLT comes from the coding sequence GTGGATATCGATTTTTCGATCACCGGGCCGGATATCGACGGGTTGCTGGAATTCAGTAACAAGCTGCGAGAAAAAGTGAAGACGATTCCGGGGATCGTGGACGTCTATTCCACGCTGCAAATTGATAACCCGGAACTGCTGGCCCGTATCGATCGCGAACGGGCTGCCGCCCTGGGCATCGATGTGCGGGAGATCGCCGATACACTGCGGGTCGCGGTGGGCGGGGATGACCGCGTTTCCCGGTACCGGGATCGCAGTGTGGATGACGCGTACGACGTCGAACTGCGGCTGGTCGGCATTGACCGGGGCGATATTCAGTCGGTTTCCCAGTTGTATGTACGGACCAGTCCCCAGACGCAGGGAGCCGATGTTTCGTCGACGGCGCTGCCCGGATCCCGGCTGGCGCGGATCGATAACGTCGTCGATTTCGAATTTAACACAGCGGCGTCGCGGATCGACCGGTTGAATCGACAGAAGATGGTCGCGGTGCGGGCGAACCTGGCTCCGGGCTATGCACTGGGCGACGGGATCGCTGCGATGAAAGCGGCTGCAGAAGAGATCGGGATTCCACAGGGTTACAATACGATGGTGCTCGGGGGCGGCCGCGAACTGGAACGGACGCTCTCGGACTTCGGCTGGACGATGGTCCTCTCGTTTGTCTTCATGTATATCGTGCTGGCGGCCCAGTTCGAAAATCTGGTGCATCCGCTGGTGATTCTACTTTCACTACCGCTGGCGGTGCCCTTTGGTCTGTTGAGTCTGCACTGGGGAGGCGAGACGCTCAACCTGTATTCGGCACTCGGAATTCTCGTGCTGTTCGGCGTGGTGAAAAAAGCGGCCATTCTGCAGATCGATCATACGAATGCGTTGCAGGAGCAGGGCTTTCCCCGTTACCAGGCGATCCTGCAGGCGAACCGCGATCGTCTGCGACCGATTCTGATGACCACGCTTTCCTTTGTCGCGGGACTGATTCCCCTGTTGATTGCGACCGGACCTGGTGCGGAAGAACGACGTTCCATCGCGGTGCTGGCGGTCGGCGGGCAGACCCTGTCACTGCTGCTGACGCTGCTGGCGATTCCCGTGCTGTATACGTTTTTTGATGATCTTTCCACCCTGTTCAAGAAGTGGACCGGACAACATCAGCAGCCTCCCAAAGCTCCCGAACATAGTGTTCCCAAAGAAGTCCCCCCGGTGCATGTTCTGGCTGCGCACATCCCACCGCCCGATCCTGCGCGCCAGGATCTGACTTGA
- a CDS encoding efflux RND transporter permease subunit, giving the protein MYWLAEVCVKRPVFALMLITALVVAGLVAFPQLGVDRFPNMDMPSIYIRTNYPGAASQEVESEVSAVLEDAVATVAGIEELRSISRDGRSFVIITFSLDREIDAATQDVRDAVSGAMNLLPPNIDPPIVQKRDLESSPIMTLAVSGPRTSRELYLFADRYVKNVIESSPGVGEVQIAGAADRAVKVNIDADRLAAYQMSILQVRDALVRQNTEVPGGRLDQGYRERSLRTMGRIADASNFSNLVVDTINGTPVRLSDLGTVVDDTKEVRTIARLNQKPAVVLTIQKQSGENTVAVVEGIKKMLPRSQELLPDDVTVSVVQDQSRYIVTALHELEKHLISGSILACITVLLFMRSWRSTVIASVAIPASIISTFAFMKLFGFTLNNVTMLALVLMVGVVIDDAIVVLENVFHCIEERGMTPREAAIYGTKEIGLAVLATTISLVIVFLPVSFLSSVTGRLLFQFGLTATVAILVSMLVSFSLTPMMCSKLLKAETPSPNGPSSRSGFYHLIEVSYLWTLKQSLRFRWLVLAVSIAVILSNYPLYQLVKQDYIPLNVDESEFEIRLEARQGATLQSMNDLISRAENTLINTEGVETVLLTVGTRGFGDVNRASIFVRLTDSETRTFSFDRFFAGLLHGDLTAAFRGNFSQREKMSELRKKLKQIPDTRISVRNLTSLRQGRRWISIFRSPGRISTGCWNSVTSCEKK; this is encoded by the coding sequence TTGTACTGGTTAGCCGAAGTCTGTGTCAAAAGGCCTGTGTTTGCGCTGATGCTGATTACCGCATTGGTGGTCGCAGGTCTTGTGGCCTTTCCGCAACTGGGCGTCGATCGCTTTCCCAACATGGACATGCCGTCGATTTATATTCGGACGAACTACCCGGGTGCGGCGTCGCAGGAAGTGGAATCCGAGGTTAGCGCGGTGCTGGAAGACGCCGTCGCGACAGTGGCAGGGATCGAAGAACTGCGCTCCATCTCGCGCGATGGTCGTTCGTTTGTGATCATCACCTTCAGCCTGGATCGGGAAATCGATGCTGCGACGCAGGACGTGCGAGACGCGGTTTCGGGGGCGATGAATCTGCTGCCCCCCAATATCGATCCTCCGATCGTGCAGAAACGGGATCTGGAATCCTCGCCGATTATGACGCTGGCGGTTTCAGGACCCCGCACGTCGCGGGAACTGTATCTGTTTGCCGATCGCTATGTAAAAAACGTGATCGAGTCGTCTCCCGGTGTGGGGGAAGTTCAGATCGCAGGCGCCGCGGATCGGGCGGTGAAAGTCAACATTGATGCAGACCGGCTGGCGGCTTACCAGATGTCGATCCTGCAGGTGCGGGATGCGCTGGTTCGACAGAATACCGAAGTGCCCGGAGGTCGACTGGACCAGGGCTATCGCGAGCGGTCATTACGGACGATGGGCCGGATTGCCGATGCGAGCAACTTTTCAAACCTGGTGGTCGATACCATCAACGGGACCCCGGTACGGCTCTCCGACCTGGGCACGGTGGTTGATGATACCAAGGAAGTCCGTACGATTGCGCGGCTGAATCAGAAGCCCGCCGTCGTGCTGACGATTCAGAAACAGTCGGGAGAAAATACGGTCGCGGTGGTGGAAGGCATCAAAAAGATGCTGCCCCGGAGCCAGGAACTGCTGCCCGATGATGTGACTGTGAGCGTGGTGCAGGACCAGTCGCGTTATATTGTGACCGCATTACACGAACTGGAAAAACACCTGATCTCCGGCAGTATCCTGGCCTGTATTACGGTGCTGCTGTTTATGCGCTCCTGGCGGTCGACGGTGATCGCTTCGGTGGCGATTCCCGCTTCGATTATTTCCACGTTTGCCTTCATGAAGCTGTTCGGCTTTACGCTGAATAACGTCACCATGCTGGCCCTGGTGCTGATGGTCGGGGTCGTGATCGACGATGCGATCGTGGTGCTGGAGAACGTGTTTCACTGTATTGAAGAACGGGGGATGACTCCGCGCGAAGCGGCGATTTACGGGACCAAAGAAATCGGGCTGGCGGTGCTGGCGACCACGATTTCGCTGGTGATCGTCTTCCTGCCGGTGTCGTTTCTCTCGAGTGTTACGGGACGGCTGCTGTTTCAGTTCGGTCTGACCGCGACCGTGGCGATTCTGGTTTCGATGCTCGTCAGCTTTTCACTGACTCCGATGATGTGCAGTAAACTGCTCAAAGCCGAGACCCCCAGCCCCAACGGTCCGAGCTCCCGATCGGGATTTTATCACCTGATCGAAGTCTCTTACCTCTGGACGCTGAAACAGTCGCTGCGGTTCCGCTGGCTGGTACTCGCGGTTTCAATTGCGGTGATTCTGAGTAACTATCCCCTGTACCAACTGGTGAAACAGGATTACATTCCGCTGAACGTGGATGAGTCCGAATTCGAGATCCGGCTGGAAGCCCGGCAGGGGGCGACGCTGCAGTCGATGAACGATCTGATTTCGCGGGCTGAAAATACCCTGATCAATACGGAGGGGGTCGAAACGGTGCTTTTGACGGTGGGGACCCGGGGCTTTGGTGATGTGAACCGGGCGAGTATATTTGTGCGACTGACCGACAGTGAGACTCGCACGTTTTCTTTCGACCGCTTCTTTGCCGGTCTGCTGCACGGCGATCTGACCGCTGCGTTTCGGGGGAATTTCTCCCAGCGCGAAAAAATGTCCGAGCTGCGCAAGAAGCTGAAACAGATTCCCGACACGCGGATCTCCGTGCGGAACCTGACCTCGCTGAGGCAGGGGCGCCGGTGGATATCGATTTTTCGATCACCGGGCCGGATATCGACGGGTTGCTGGAATTCAGTAACAAGCTGCGAGAAAAAGTGA
- a CDS encoding efflux RND transporter periplasmic adaptor subunit, which yields MKFSFSRPPGSCLLSLLCFLLLVGCEASQPAPASKAGETLPVLDVETVTVTEQTWPRIVRSQGSLFPDEEATLGIKVEGRVSKVHVDLGDVVEVGDPLVTIDQEDFKLRVKQAEAQLGAARSAVGLKPGDPIEKLVAENSPPAKEKKAEWDEAAANLDRAKKLYRQNVMGQAEFDQVVSFEQVAQARYDSAINGVREKIANITVQQTQLDLAREDLKNTELKATYPAVVQKRLVAPGSYIRMGDPLLVLVRIDQLRYRGTVPERLSTLLKIGQPIELKIESMPPRNSKVTRISPFLDQLSRALLFEAVVDNPNRELRAGLFAEGRIVVNPDQKAIVVPISSVVQFAGTEKVWKSDDEGTVKMQEVLLGERRGDQIRILEGLQPGDVILRKAKEGRPGTLSAEKPLPTAAEKTKSKT from the coding sequence ATGAAATTTTCTTTCTCTCGTCCTCCAGGTTCCTGCCTGCTCAGCCTCCTGTGTTTCCTGTTATTAGTGGGATGCGAAGCCAGCCAGCCAGCCCCTGCCTCTAAAGCCGGGGAGACGCTACCGGTACTGGATGTAGAGACGGTGACCGTCACCGAGCAAACGTGGCCGCGGATTGTGCGCAGCCAGGGGAGTCTGTTTCCCGACGAAGAGGCGACACTGGGCATCAAGGTGGAAGGCCGTGTCTCCAAGGTGCACGTCGATCTGGGCGATGTGGTCGAGGTCGGCGACCCGCTGGTGACAATCGACCAGGAGGATTTCAAACTCCGTGTCAAGCAGGCTGAAGCCCAACTGGGGGCGGCCCGCTCGGCTGTGGGATTGAAGCCCGGCGATCCGATCGAAAAACTGGTGGCTGAGAATTCGCCCCCTGCAAAGGAAAAGAAGGCGGAGTGGGATGAGGCCGCTGCCAATCTGGATCGGGCCAAGAAACTATACCGTCAGAATGTGATGGGGCAGGCCGAATTCGATCAGGTCGTCTCCTTCGAACAGGTGGCCCAGGCCCGCTACGATTCCGCGATTAATGGCGTGCGGGAAAAAATTGCCAACATCACCGTGCAGCAGACGCAGCTGGATCTGGCGCGGGAAGATTTAAAAAATACGGAGCTGAAGGCAACGTATCCGGCAGTGGTTCAGAAACGACTGGTGGCTCCGGGCAGCTATATCAGAATGGGCGATCCGCTGCTGGTTCTGGTTCGCATCGATCAACTCCGCTACCGGGGAACAGTGCCAGAACGTCTCTCGACACTACTCAAAATCGGACAGCCCATCGAACTGAAAATCGAATCGATGCCGCCGCGCAATTCGAAGGTCACCCGCATCAGCCCCTTTCTGGATCAGCTGAGCCGGGCCCTGCTGTTTGAAGCGGTGGTCGACAATCCGAATCGCGAATTACGGGCCGGTCTGTTTGCAGAGGGACGGATTGTCGTTAATCCGGATCAGAAAGCAATCGTGGTGCCAATCTCGTCGGTGGTACAGTTTGCGGGAACGGAGAAAGTCTGGAAGTCCGATGACGAGGGCACAGTGAAAATGCAGGAGGTCCTGCTGGGAGAACGACGGGGCGATCAGATCCGGATTCTGGAAGGTCTGCAGCCCGGGGACGTGATTCTGAGAAAAGCGAAGGAAGGGCGTCCCGGAACGCTGTCAGCAGAAAAGCCGCTGCCGACTGCTGCTGAGAAAACGAAATCCAAAACATGA
- a CDS encoding DUF1501 domain-containing protein, which translates to MKHPTSRKLTDCSGITRRNFVQAGVLGAGGLALSDLMRLKAEGAIHPKQQDTSVILFWLSGGPGHMETWDPKPEAPAEYRGPFQPIATSLSGVQFSELMPGQAKLADQLAVLRTVNHGTGDHTKGNHWMLTGFEGPAFNAPDNRVQRRPSIGSAASFLRGARQEGMPPYVGVPHLRGGTDNLFHYASYVGGGFDPFIVNSDPNTSSFSVQNLTLARGLTVDRLKNRQELLSTLDQMPRRHEKMIRDLDEHQQKAFDLLYSKGVRTAFDIDAEPDAVRDSYGRHTFGQSALLARRLVEHGSTFVTVNCVPWDHHGSAGRFRTEEGARKLIPPLDAAISGLIRDLIDRGLYEKTLVVAMGEFGRTPRINQHAGRDHWGRTFSVMMGCGGMQMGQVIGRSSSRGEDVVERPIGPQDVAATMYRHLGIDPQRVILRDRLDRPMPLLDTGEAVSELFG; encoded by the coding sequence ATGAAACATCCAACGTCACGGAAGCTGACTGACTGTTCTGGTATCACGCGCCGCAATTTCGTGCAGGCGGGTGTGTTAGGAGCAGGGGGGCTGGCACTGTCTGACCTGATGCGGTTGAAAGCGGAAGGGGCGATTCATCCCAAACAGCAGGACACTAGTGTGATCCTGTTCTGGCTCAGTGGCGGGCCGGGGCATATGGAAACCTGGGATCCCAAGCCGGAAGCACCCGCTGAGTACCGGGGGCCGTTTCAACCGATCGCGACCAGTCTGTCAGGCGTGCAGTTCAGCGAACTGATGCCGGGGCAGGCGAAGCTCGCCGATCAACTGGCGGTGCTGCGAACGGTCAATCATGGGACCGGCGATCATACCAAGGGAAATCACTGGATGCTGACCGGCTTCGAAGGGCCGGCATTCAACGCGCCGGACAATCGCGTGCAGCGGCGTCCCTCGATCGGATCTGCGGCATCGTTCCTGCGTGGCGCCAGACAGGAAGGGATGCCCCCTTATGTGGGCGTGCCTCATTTGCGCGGGGGGACCGATAATCTGTTTCATTATGCTTCCTATGTTGGCGGTGGCTTTGATCCGTTTATTGTCAACTCTGATCCGAATACCTCGAGCTTCAGTGTGCAGAACCTGACGCTGGCTCGCGGATTGACAGTCGATCGTCTGAAGAACCGGCAGGAACTGTTGAGTACGCTCGATCAAATGCCACGTCGGCATGAGAAGATGATCCGCGATCTGGACGAGCATCAGCAGAAAGCTTTTGACCTCTTGTATTCGAAAGGGGTGCGAACCGCGTTTGACATCGATGCCGAGCCGGATGCGGTGCGTGACAGTTACGGCCGGCATACCTTCGGGCAAAGTGCACTGCTGGCGCGACGTCTGGTCGAGCACGGATCGACGTTCGTGACGGTCAACTGTGTGCCCTGGGATCATCACGGTTCTGCAGGTCGGTTCAGAACTGAAGAGGGAGCCCGCAAACTGATTCCGCCTCTGGATGCGGCGATTTCCGGGTTGATTCGTGATCTGATCGATCGTGGACTGTATGAGAAAACGCTGGTGGTGGCGATGGGCGAATTTGGCCGGACGCCTCGCATCAATCAACATGCGGGACGTGACCACTGGGGGAGGACCTTCAGTGTGATGATGGGCTGTGGCGGAATGCAGATGGGACAGGTCATCGGCCGTTCGAGCAGCCGCGGCGAAGATGTGGTGGAACGTCCGATCGGTCCCCAGGATGTGGCGGCGACGATGTATCGTCATCTGGGCATTGATCCCCAGCGTGTGATCCTTCGCGATCGACTCGATCGCCCGATGCCTCTGCTGGATACCGGTGAAGCGGTTTCCGAGCTGTTCGGCTAA
- a CDS encoding LamG domain-containing protein produces the protein MAFAGERGTLIFEDDFERNESQETKDEIGKGWGSNSRSRAKGNKQVDLRNGAMYIYIHKVADHAVSVTHPAEFKNGAVALRFMLEDPKDSLGLNFADLKYKPVHAGHLFVTKISPKNLMITDLKTGNMDLKIRDQRKAGTLSPELKEMLKTKSKRFPLKLETGKWYDLLVSIDGDTLTVSIDGKKVGSFSSEGMAHPTKRLLRLAVPRNAVVDDVKIYSRGEKS, from the coding sequence CTGGCATTCGCTGGTGAGCGGGGGACACTGATTTTTGAAGACGATTTCGAACGGAACGAATCGCAGGAGACCAAAGACGAAATCGGCAAGGGCTGGGGATCTAACAGCCGGAGCCGGGCGAAGGGGAATAAGCAGGTCGACCTGCGTAACGGGGCGATGTATATCTACATCCACAAGGTAGCGGATCACGCGGTTTCGGTGACGCATCCTGCGGAGTTCAAAAATGGTGCTGTTGCGCTGCGGTTCATGCTGGAAGATCCCAAAGACAGCCTGGGGCTCAATTTTGCGGACCTGAAGTATAAGCCGGTGCATGCCGGCCATCTGTTTGTGACGAAGATCAGTCCCAAGAATCTGATGATCACCGACCTCAAGACCGGTAACATGGATCTGAAGATTCGGGATCAACGGAAAGCGGGCACCCTGTCTCCCGAACTGAAGGAAATGCTCAAGACCAAATCGAAACGCTTCCCGCTCAAACTGGAGACCGGGAAATGGTATGACCTGCTGGTGAGCATTGACGGCGACACGCTGACCGTCTCCATCGACGGGAAAAAGGTCGGTTCCTTCTCTTCCGAGGGCATGGCGCATCCGACCAAACGGCTGCTGCGTCTGGCGGTTCCCCGCAACGCGGTCGTGGACGACGTCAAGATTTATTCCCGCGGTGAGAAGTCGTAA
- a CDS encoding DUF1553 domain-containing protein, whose product MMNRWLICLVSTLTLAVSAFPTSAATPSSKGKQLFESKIEPALVKYCYECHSKKGESIEGGLELDSPSGMMRGGDTGPMIKPHDMEHSSLLRMLRHEDGVSGMPPEEKLSDDVIAAFEEWIKLGCPDTRTETGPTLKEQRYQDAQNHWAFVPPHKVAPPAVKQTAWPRDAVIDGFTLSAMEQKGVKPVKDASRLTLVRRVYYDLIGLPPTPEQIDAFLNDKSPNALAKLVDQLLASPQFGERWGRHWLDVVRFAESSGMEFNFTYPHAWPYRNYVIDSFNQDKPYDIFLREQIAGDLLPAQPHESPQAIEARRIAPSILSFGPKRHNSRGTEFQMDIVDDQINTVCRATMALTVSCARCHDHKFDPIPTADYYSLAGIFLSTEPLYGTIKQKYSNTPTDLLPLGENGPALHAAAEAYDKQLQETEKKLTTQTAALKKAKDDQKLAASAHKKYEQLVATTVVDPDKPNAIKGPSQADVDKKKEKLDKANAQVAQLTSEVTTLKTKVAELKKNPAPRPQYAMTARDRKKPADTWIAVRGDFREKGDVVPRGFLSAIQIDNTPKIPAGHSGRLELAQWITSEQNPLTARVMVNRIWYHLFGRGLVPTVDNFGLIGKQPSHPELLDDLALQFMQDGWSTKRMIRQIVLSRTYQLSSTPDPANLEIDPENHLLWRATPRRLEAEAIRDAILTVSGQLILDRPNGSTVTPLGDKLARSIPLEKLQPPSNYRSVYLPVVRDYVPELFDLFDFPSPSLVSGTRAVTNVPAQALYLRNSQFITDEAHHAAQRLLADKQLKDDTARVDLAMRRALGRTPTPEERTGAQQLVQQVRQSSDPKSKTVEVDAWAAWFQTLFMTAEFRFLVDAR is encoded by the coding sequence ATGATGAACCGTTGGTTGATTTGTCTCGTTTCGACACTCACACTGGCCGTGTCTGCTTTTCCAACCTCCGCAGCAACGCCCTCCAGCAAGGGCAAACAGCTGTTCGAATCCAAAATCGAACCGGCCCTGGTCAAGTACTGCTACGAATGCCATTCGAAAAAGGGTGAGAGCATCGAAGGCGGTCTGGAACTCGACTCTCCCTCCGGCATGATGCGGGGCGGCGACACCGGTCCGATGATCAAGCCCCATGATATGGAACACAGCTCTCTACTTCGCATGTTGCGTCACGAAGACGGCGTCTCGGGCATGCCCCCCGAAGAAAAGCTCTCGGACGACGTCATCGCTGCGTTCGAGGAATGGATCAAACTGGGCTGCCCCGATACTCGCACCGAAACTGGCCCCACTCTCAAAGAACAGCGCTACCAGGACGCCCAGAATCACTGGGCCTTCGTACCGCCCCACAAAGTCGCGCCCCCCGCCGTCAAACAGACCGCCTGGCCTCGCGACGCGGTCATCGATGGCTTCACCCTCTCCGCCATGGAACAGAAAGGTGTCAAACCCGTTAAAGATGCCAGCCGCCTGACGCTCGTCCGCCGCGTCTATTATGATCTGATCGGCCTTCCCCCGACTCCCGAGCAGATCGACGCCTTCCTCAACGACAAATCACCGAACGCCCTCGCAAAGCTCGTCGATCAACTGCTCGCCTCTCCCCAGTTCGGCGAACGCTGGGGACGCCACTGGCTGGACGTCGTCCGTTTTGCGGAATCGAGCGGCATGGAATTCAACTTCACCTATCCCCATGCCTGGCCCTACCGCAATTACGTCATCGACTCCTTCAACCAGGACAAGCCTTACGATATTTTCCTGCGGGAACAGATCGCCGGAGACCTGCTGCCGGCCCAACCCCATGAATCTCCACAAGCGATCGAAGCCCGCAGGATCGCCCCCAGTATCCTCTCCTTCGGTCCGAAGCGGCACAATTCCCGCGGAACCGAATTCCAGATGGATATCGTCGACGATCAGATCAACACCGTCTGCCGGGCCACCATGGCGCTGACCGTCTCCTGTGCCCGCTGTCACGATCACAAGTTCGATCCGATCCCCACCGCCGACTACTATTCCCTGGCCGGGATCTTCCTCAGCACCGAACCCCTGTACGGCACGATCAAGCAGAAATACAGCAACACCCCCACCGATCTGCTCCCCCTCGGGGAAAACGGACCGGCCCTGCACGCCGCTGCGGAAGCCTACGACAAACAGTTGCAGGAAACCGAAAAGAAACTGACCACACAGACAGCCGCCCTCAAAAAAGCGAAAGACGATCAGAAACTCGCCGCCTCTGCACATAAGAAGTATGAGCAACTGGTCGCCACTACCGTCGTTGATCCCGATAAACCCAATGCCATTAAGGGTCCGTCGCAGGCCGACGTCGACAAGAAAAAAGAGAAACTCGATAAAGCCAACGCTCAGGTGGCCCAGTTGACCAGTGAGGTCACGACTTTGAAAACCAAAGTTGCGGAACTCAAAAAGAATCCGGCTCCCCGACCGCAATACGCGATGACCGCCCGCGACCGCAAGAAACCCGCCGACACCTGGATCGCCGTACGGGGCGACTTCCGCGAAAAAGGGGACGTCGTTCCCCGTGGCTTCCTGAGTGCCATCCAGATCGACAACACGCCCAAAATCCCCGCCGGTCACAGCGGACGCCTGGAACTGGCCCAGTGGATCACCAGCGAGCAAAACCCGCTCACCGCCCGCGTGATGGTCAACCGCATCTGGTACCATCTCTTCGGACGCGGCCTGGTCCCCACTGTCGACAACTTCGGCCTGATTGGCAAACAGCCCAGCCATCCGGAACTGCTCGACGACCTGGCCCTGCAATTCATGCAGGATGGCTGGTCCACCAAACGCATGATCCGCCAGATCGTCCTCAGCCGCACCTACCAGTTGAGCAGCACGCCCGACCCGGCCAACCTGGAAATCGATCCCGAAAACCACCTGCTCTGGCGGGCCACTCCCCGGCGTCTCGAAGCCGAAGCGATCCGCGATGCGATTCTCACCGTCAGCGGACAACTCATCCTCGACCGCCCCAACGGCTCAACCGTCACACCACTGGGCGACAAGCTGGCTCGCAGCATTCCCCTGGAAAAACTGCAACCTCCCAGCAACTACCGTAGCGTCTACCTGCCGGTCGTCCGCGATTACGTTCCCGAACTGTTCGACCTGTTCGACTTCCCCTCCCCCAGTCTGGTGAGCGGAACCCGGGCCGTGACAAACGTCCCCGCACAGGCCCTCTACCTGCGGAATTCGCAGTTCATTACCGACGAGGCGCATCACGCGGCCCAGAGGCTGCTGGCTGACAAACAGCTCAAAGACGATACCGCCCGGGTGGACCTCGCCATGCGTCGTGCACTCGGACGAACTCCCACACCAGAAGAACGCACTGGTGCCCAGCAACTGGTACAGCAGGTTCGCCAGTCGAGTGATCCAAAAAGTAAAACCGTTGAAGTCGACGCCTGGGCCGCCTGGTTCCAGACGCTGTTCATGACCGCGGAATTCCGGTTCCTGGTCGATGCCCGTTAA